Proteins encoded in a region of the Vitis riparia cultivar Riparia Gloire de Montpellier isolate 1030 chromosome 7, EGFV_Vit.rip_1.0, whole genome shotgun sequence genome:
- the LOC117917536 gene encoding acyl-coenzyme A thioesterase 13-like yields the protein MDLGSVKRNLEKKEGTESASLINSMPSQVFDPFILHGLHIDLVERGRLICSMKVPPRLLNTAKTLHGGATASLVDLVGAAAIATVGSPLTGVSVEISVSFLDAAFVDEEIEIEAKVLRVGKSVGVVSVEIRKKKTGKIVAQGRHTKFLAVPSKM from the exons ATGGATTTGGGGTCAGTGAAGAGGAATTTGGAGAAAAAAGAAGGAACTGAAAGTGCGTCATTAATTAATTCAATGCCTTCACAAGTGTTTGATCCCTTCATCTTGCACGGCCTTCACATTGATCTTGTGGAGCGTGGTCGTCTTATCTGCTCTATGAAAGTGCCTCCTCGCTTACTG AACACTGCTAAAACCTTGCATGGAGGGGCAACGGCCTCACTGGTGGATTTGGTGGGGGCTGCTGCCATTGCTACAGTTGGTTCTCCCTTAACTGGAGTTTCTGTTGAGATCAGTGTTTCTTTCCTGGATGCTGCTTTTGTTGAT GAGGAGATCGAGATTGAGGCAAAGGTTTTACGCGTTGGGAAATCTGTTGGTGTAGTGAGTGTTGAGATTAGGAAGAAGAAGACTGGGAAAATTGTCGCCCAGGGCCGCCATACTAAGTTCCTTGCCGTTCCCAGTAAAATGTAA
- the LOC117917473 gene encoding acyl-coenzyme A thioesterase 13-like — MDLESVKRLLENGQGTENESSINSLPTRLFDPFILQGLHVDLVEPGRLICSMKVPPRLLNNGNFLHGGATASLVDLVGSAAIFSTGAPISGVSVEINVSYLDAAYADEEIEIESKVLRVGKSVGVVSVEIRKKKTGKIIAQGRHTKYLLVRSKI, encoded by the exons ATGGATTTGGAGTCAGTGAAGAGATTGCTGGAGAATGGACAAGGAACTGAGAATGAATCCTCGATCAATTCCTTGCCCACCAGATTGTTTGACCCCTTCATCTTGCAAGGCCTTCACGTTGATCTGGTGGAGCCTGGTCGTCTCATCTGCTCCATGAAAGTCCCACCTCGCCTGCTG AACAATGGAAATTTTTTGCATGGAGGCGCAACGGCCTCGCTGGTGGATTTGGTGGGCTCTGCTGCTATTTTTTCAACTGGAGCTCCCATTTCTGGAGTTTCTGTAGAGATCAATGTTTCTTACTTGGATGCTGCTTATGCTGAT GAGGAAATCGAGATCGAGAGCAAGGTTTTACGTGTTGGTAAAAGTGTTGGTGTGGTCAGCGTTGAAATTAGGAAGAAAAAGACTGGGAAAATCATTGCCCAGGGCCGTCATACTAAGTACCTTCTGGTTCgtagtaaaatttaa
- the LOC117918622 gene encoding calcium-dependent protein kinase SK5 encodes MKKSSAGGPSKPTKPAWVLPYKTQDLRTLYTIGQKLGQGQFGTTFLCTDKATGHNYACKSIPKRKLFCKEDYDDVWREIQIMHHLSEHPNVVRIRGTYEDPVFVHLVMELCEGGELFDRIVQRGHYSEREAAKLIKTIVGVVEGCHSLGVMHRDLKPENFLFDTTAEDAALKATDFGLSVFYKPGETFSDVVGSPYYVAPEVLCKHYGPEADVWSAGVILYILLSGVPPFWAETETGIFRQILQGKLDFESEPWPCISETAKELLRKMLDRNPKKRLTAHEVLSHPWVVDDRMAPDKPLDSAVLSRLKQFSAMNKLKKMALRVIAEGLSEEEIGGLRELFKMIDTDNSGTITFDELKDGLKRVGSELMESEIRDLMNAADIDNSGTIDYGEFLAATVHLNKLEREENLVSAFSFFDKDKSGYITIDELQQACKEFGLSEAHLDDMIKEIDQDNDGQIDYGEFAAMMRKGNGGIGRRTMRNNLNLGDVLGIPDMRLTN; translated from the exons ATGAAGAAATCGTCCGCAGGAGGACCATCAAAACCCACAAAACCGGCATGGGTCCTCCCCTACAAGACCCAAGACTTGAGAACCCTGTACACCATAGGTCAGAAGCTGGGTCAAGGGCAGTTTGGGACAACATTTCTGTGCACAGACAAGGCCACGGGCCACAACTATGCCTGCAAATCCATCCCAAAGAGGAAGCTTTTCTGCAAGGAGGACTATGATGATGTGTGGAGGGAGATTCAGATAATGCACCACTTGTCTGAGCACCCAAATGTGGTGAGGATCAGGGGAACCTACGAGGACCCCGTGTTTGTGCATTTGGTCATGGAGTTGTGTGAGGGAGGTGAGCTTTTTGATAGGATTGTGCAGAGGGGGCATTACAGTGAGAGAGAGGCTGCAAAGCTGATCAAGACCATTGTTGGGGTGGTTGAGGGGTGTCATTCACTTGGGGTTATGCATAGGGATCTCAAGCCCGAGAACTTCTTGTTTGATACCACTGCTGAGGATGCTGCTCTCAAGGCCACTGATTTTGGGTTGTCTGTTTTCTATAAGCCAG GTGAAACCTTTTCTGATGTAGTTGGGAGTCCCTACTATGTTGCACCAGAGGTGTTGTGCAAGCATTATGGACCTGAAGCAGATGTTTGGAGTGCGGGAGTTATTTTGTATATCTTACTAAGTGGGGTTCCACCTTTTTGGGCAG AGACTGAAACAGGAATCTTCCGTCAGATATTACAAGGAAAGTTAGATTTTGAATCTGAACCGTGGCCTTGCATTTCAGAAACTGCCAAGGAACTATTGCGGAAAATGCTTGATAGGAATCCAAAGAAAAGGCTAACTGCTCATGAAGTCcttt cccACCCATGGGTCGTAGATGATAGAATGGCCCCAGATAAACCTCTTGATTCTGCAGTGTTATCACGCCTGAAGCAGTTCTCTGCAATGAACAAACTTAAAAAGATGGCTTTGCGT GTCATAGCAGAGGGGCTTTCTGAAGAGGAGATTGGTGGTTTGCGGGAGTTGTTCAAAATGATAGACACGGACAATAGTGGAACAATAACGTTCGATGAATTGAAAGATGGCTTAAAAAGAGTGGGCTCTGAACTAATGGAGTCTGAAATCAGGGATCTCATGAATGCA GCTGACATTGACAACAGTGGAACAATAGATTATGGGGAATTCCTTGCTGCTACTGTGCACTTGAATAAGTTGGAGAGGGAGGAAAATTTGGTGTCAGCATTCTCCTTTTTTGACAAAGATAAAAGTGGTTACATTACCATTGATGAGCTTCAACAAGCTTGTAAAGAGTTTGGCTTAAGTGAGGCCCATCTTGATGACATGATCAAAGAAATTGACCAAGATAAT GATGGACAGATAGATTACGGGGAATTTGCTGCAATGATGAGGAAGGGCAATGGAGGAATCGGGCGGAGAACCATGAGAAACAACTTAAACTTGGGAGATGTTCTAGGGATACCAGATATGCGCTTGACAAACTGA